Within the Paenibacillus sp. AN1007 genome, the region GCGATCTCACGGGCGGTGTTCATTATGGCTTCATACATTTCCTGTGTATCTACATCATCTTCACTGCTGTTCAAAGGCTCAACTGAAGCAAAGGAAGCCGTAGTACATACCGCCGGGATGCCTAACTTCTCAGCTAGTATGCTCCCTCCCCAGCCCATCAGGGAGTCATAGATCAAATAGTCAAATGTCTGACCTTCTATCACACGAAGTATTTCGGGAATCATTCGCGGAATCATACCGCATACGATCATGTGTATAAACTCATATGGATGGCGATATTCGAACGGCTTTAAGATTGGATCATGCGAAAAGGCATCCTGCAAGAAGGGGTACGTCAATACCTTAGCCCCTGTCTGCTCCACTCGTGAGCGGTACTCCTCTACACATACATACACAACTTCCTCTCCAAGCTTCACCAGCTCCGTGATTAATCCAAGGGATGGATTCACATGACCTTCAGCCGGTGTAATAACAGCCAATACACGCGCCATACTGCGCACCTCCTGAATGTAAATTCCCCTCCGATCTGCTTGTTGTCTGACCGGTTGCGATGGTTACATCGGAAGTGTATCTATTTGCTGACCAGCAGCCTGATATTCCTCACGAATAAGGACAGAGATCCGTAACGAGGACAAGAAGCTGAATACAACCAACAGGAGCTGAAGTGTCAGCACCATTAAAATTCCTGTCGATATCCCCCACCCCATCGTCTCGGCTAATGCAACCAAGGCGCCGCTTACCCCAATACTCAAAGCCACATAGAAGGAATCGACAAACTGTAGATTAGCAGACATCTTGCCTTCATGTCCGGATTCGGCATACTGCAGCGCAATGACAGCTGTAGTCGGGTTCGCCAGACCGACACCAAATCCAATAATGATCTGGGAGATTAGAATAAGCGTGATGCCGGTGCCCGGTAAAAATAAAGCGAGCATGACCAATATGACTCCACCGATCATGATCCCAATGCCCAGCATCACTCGCTGCTTACGCCCTGTTCCCCTGTCTTTTGCATCCAATCTGGCCTGCAGCCATGCTGCGCCAGACCAGCTTAAGGAACCCGCTGCGACCAGTAAGCCGGCGATAGCTGCCGCCATGCCCTTAATCTCGGTCAGGCCCAAAATAACGAAGCTTTCTGTAGCAAAATAACAAGCAACATACAATCCTCTGGTTACAAGCGCTGCCGGTAAACCGGATTTGACCTGGAACGTCCCTCGAGGCAGCAGCTGCTGCATTAACGGAATCATGATCCCTAATCCACCGATGGCAAGAGCTATGCCCTCCCACTTCGTCATCATGCCAAGACCTGTGAGCAGCATGCCGGTTCCGATGGATAACAGGATGGCTTTCCCTATTTTCGAATCAACCGCTCGGCGTCCCTCCGTAACCTGCTGATTTCGCTGTAAATCACGAAACGATTGATATGTAAGAAGCAGAGCCAGTGCGATTAAAGGAATAACCATCCAAAAAACAAATCGCCAGGATTGGTAAGAAGCAATGAGTCCCGCAGCATAGGGTCCGATTAACGAAGGCAGCACAAAAGCCATTGAGAAAGCGGCCAAAATCTGAGTTCTCAGAGAGTCGGGATAATATAACGTTACACAGGTGTAGACACATGTAATTAAAGCTCCGGCACCAAATCCTTGAAAGACTCTTCCTCCAATGAGCATGTACATATTCACGGAAGCTGCTGCAGTGACGGTTCCGAGCACAAAAACCGTAATCGATACAAGTATGGAGTTGAATATGCCCCGCTGATCTACTTGCTGGCCCATAACCAGTGTCCCTACAAGCTGAGATAACAAAAATGCACTGAAAATCCAGCCGTATAAATGAATTCCCTGCATCTCTTGAGCTATTTTCGCGGCAATGGTCGTAATCGCCAGCCCTTCAAATGCTGAAGTTGTCAGTACCAACATTATGCCAATGGTCATGGTCCTGTACTGTCTGTCAAAAATGCCGATCGGCCTGCTTGCTTTCATCCACACCTCCACAAAATTGTAATATTAGTAAATTACACCTGCAGATGTATCTTTAATATAGATCAACCTAACTACTTTGTAAATAAAAATGTTTAATAAGTAGCTTGAGCAAAAGAACATGCTGCATTGATTACCAGCACATTGCTCATACTACCTACCGAATATGTATAAGGGGAGATTGCACATGGATCTGCAGAGCGGCAAATTATATTGGCCAACAACGGTTACGAATCCGCCAGCCTATCCTAAGCTGGACGAGGACATCAGCTGTGATGTTCTCATTATCGGTGCAGGCAGTTCAGGTGCACAAAGTGCTCATTTTCTATGTGATCAAGGATTATCTGTCGTTGTTGTTGACAAGCGTAAGGTTGGTGAAGGCAGCACAAGCACCAATACCGCGCTGATTCAATATGCCGGGGAGAAAAGCTTTGTATCGCTCCGTTATACCTTCGGTGAAGAAGCGGCTGCTCGTCACCTTAAATTATGTGAACAGTCCATTAATCATATGGAGCGAATCAGCAGCACACTCCCAATCGATCCCGATTTTATCCGGCGTGATAGTTTGTATTACGCAAGTTATCAAGAGGATATCGCTTCATTAAAGGAAGAATTCGCCCTTCTTCAGAAGCACGGATTCCACGTTGATCTTTGGGATGAACAGCGCATAGCGAGTGTATACCCTTTCCGTAAATCGGCTGCGCTTTATTATCATAATGATGCGGAGATGAACCCGTTAAAGTTCGTGTACGGCCTTCTGGAGAAGGCCAAGTCACAAGGCGTGCGAATTTACGAGGAAACCGAAATTACAGGTAAACGTTTTGAACAGGATGCTGCTGTTTTTTATACCAAAGATCGCCGTGAAATTCGTGCCAAACATGTCATTATCGCTGCGGGTTATGAAGATAAGGATTTTAAAGTGGAGAAAAATGCGACGCTGTCCAGCTCTTATGCCGTCATTACCAAGCCGGTCGCTGATCTGGAAAACTGGTACAAACGCACGTTAATCTGGGAAACCGCTCGTCCATATGTCTATATGCGTACAACCCCGGATCATCGGATTATTATCGGCGGCATGGATAAAGATACAGCCTACGCCGAGACGAGAGATTCCAAAATGCTGGCCAGCAGAGATAAACTGATCACTGAGTTCGGCAAACTTTTTCCGAATATTGAGGTAGAACCAGAGTATTATTTGGGAGCCTTTTACGGCGGGACACATGACGGTTTGCCGGTGATTGGTCAATATGACTCCTATCCGCATTGTTATGTTATTATGGCATACGGTGACAACGGAACCGTGTATAACGGAGTTCTTGCGAAGATCGTCACGGATCAGATTTTGCATGGCTCCAGCCCGGATATGGATCTTTATTTGCAGAATAGACCGCTTGTTGAGAAAAGAAAATAACTCAATCATCCGTTTCGCCAACACGGTGACTTTCATCATGCAGAAGATGCCATCAGCTGCTTTATCTCATTGCTTCATCATGCATTGCCCTTAACGCCAAAAGCCGATTCCCCAACTGGAATCGGCTTTTAAGCATAACTTTTTTAAAACATTCAATGCGCTCTATATTTACAGCGTGATAATGATCGGTCCCTTTTTGGAAAGAATGATCGTATGTTCAATCTGTGCTACATGGCTGTTCTTCGTAGCAAAGGTCCATCCGTCGTTTTTTTGATACACTTCTTCTTCGGAAGTTGAGATAAAGGGTTCAAACGCAATTACCATGCCTTCTTTTAGCAGCTCATCATCGGATGTATCATTGTAATTATAGATATGATCCGGTGCTTCATGAATGGCACGACCAACCCCATGCCCTGTGAGATTACGAATAACCGTAAATCCGTGCTGGCGGGCTGTCAGGAAAACAGCTTTCCCAAGACCACTTTTTTTGGATCCGGGGTTTGCTTTTTTCAATCCTGCTTCAAAAGCCTGCTTGGCTGCCTCACAGATTTTCGTTAACACTTCTTCTCCCTGACCCACAACAAATGAAATGCCTGTATCTGCGAAATATGCATTTTTGGAGCCGGAAACATCAATGTTGACGATATCGCCTTCTTTGATGACCCGATCACCTGGAATCCCGTGTGCGACTTCTTCATTGACACTAATGCATGTATAACCGGGAAAGTCATATTCACTTTTGGGAGCGGAAATGGCGCCTTCTTTCTCAAAAAGTTCTCCAGCCAAATTATCGAGTTCTTTTGTCGTTACACCCGGAACGGTCCGCTCAACCAACGTATCTCTAATGGAAGCAACAATCCTGCCAATTTCTTTTAAACCATTAAAATCCTCTTCTGTTTTTGCAATCATAACCGGTACCTCACTATTCTTATCATTATTAACATGGTTCACTTTGATTGCATCATAAATCACCGCTGTTTGCAACATTTTTAGGATTTGATGTACTCGCACAAAGGAAAAAATCAACTATTTGACATCTACGTCTTTGATTACGTGCTGGCCCTTACCTCTCTTACGTGTGCAAAAAAGAGGTAAACCGAAGTTCACCCCTGGTAAATAACGTTAATGATCATGCTGCATGATAAATTTCGCTCTCGCTAAATTAACTCAAGTGAACTACATTAAAACCATTATTGCTGTTTATATACCCGAACATAGTCCACCTGCATGGTTGCAGGAATATCCGAAGCATCCGGAATGCGGCCACCATCGAAATTACCGCCGATGGCCAAGTTCATGATTAAATAGAACGGTTCATCAAATGGAGCATTAGGGTTGTTCGGTGCAGTTGCAGACGACCACTGCTGATTGGTAACTTTGTAGAAGAATTTACCGTCCACGTACCATTTGATGTTGTCCGGTTCCCAAACTACAGAATATACGTGATAATCGTTAGCAATAGTTTGTCCTGCGGGAAAGTGATACTCTCCCCCTGCATACTGATTGGCAGGCCATTGCCCGCCAAAGTGAATCGTTCCACTGGTTGTTCCAGGCAGACGACCTCTTGCCTCCATCACGTCAATTTCACCTGATGCAGCCCAAGTGCCATATACCGAATCTTGCGGCAGCATCCAGAGTGCAGGCCAAATGCCATCTCCTGTAGGCAGTTTGGCACGGAAATCGACACGCCCGTACTTCAAGGATAACTTGTCTTTGGTATTTACCTTACCGGAGGCATATTTCGCAAAACGATTCGGGTCTTGAGGGAATGATTGATTACTATGTGTTGCACGGATATTTAATTTTCCATCCTGAACAAAAATATTTTGCGGACTGGTAGTGTAGTGCTGCATCTCCGCGTTGCCCCAACCCCAGGTTCCCGGATCATCATTGAGATAATACCCTGTTTCTATATTCCATTTGCTTGTGTCCAGCGAAGAACCACTGAACTCATCCTGCCAAATAAGATTCATGCCTTCAATCACCGGATTGTTCGGTGTACCGATGGAGATATCTTCTTGGTCCGAACCATCGGGACGTGGGGCATCCGGGTTACCAATGAGTGTATAGTTCACATAGTTGCTGCCCACGTTTCCACCGGGCTGTCCGTTAAGCGGATAGCCGATTCGAATTTGCATATTTTCCTGAATAGGTCTAAACCACAGACCATAGATATGATCGGCCCAGTATCCCCACTGATTGGCATCGGAAATCGGATTGTAGCCATTGCCGGAATACGTAAATTTACTTTGACCACTATTACTTAAGTCTACCCATTGACCATTGATATTGATTTGGTATACAAAATTTTGTAATTCTTTCGCAATAGGTGCGCTCCCGCCAATCTTGGGCAATGGGATACCTATGGAACCGCTTCCATCTGCTGTGAAAGTTGTCCCTTCATAAGGAGTAACCACAAATGAGTTACGCACAGGTTCATTGAATGTAATGGTGTAAATAATGTTCGCATCGGATGTTTTGGACTGCAGCTTGACGTGAATAGATTCGGTTACGTTAAACCAGTACCCTCCTCCACCCTCAGAGAATTGGCCGAAGTTCTGGTCGTAAATCCAGCCGCTGGATGCGTTATTGTCAATATCAATCCACGTGCTGCTCTGAACAGGTTTCACATACACCTTGAGATCCTGAGCGACGGCTTCATAGGTGACTGATGGATTATTGTTAAAGGTGGGATACGTAAAGCCGGCGCCTCCGGTGCTGCTGGCAATGATGTCAGGCCCCTGTGTAGGGCTCATTGCTGTGATCGTTGTTTCGTTAATGTTTTGAAAGACCAGTCGATAATCCAGCTTTATTCCGTTCGCTTTGGAATACAATTGAACATCGGTTGTTGAGGAGAGAGTGAACCAATATCCTTGAAAGCCTGCGTCAGTCCAGTGACCCCAGTTTTGGTTGTACGTAAAGTTTTCTGCCTGATCAATATCCACCCATTGGCTTCCTACCTTCACATTAACACCTAAATCCCCGTTCACTTCGCTCCACGCAGCAGAACCCCCATTAAACTTAGGCATCACGAACCCGAAACTGGCCTTGCCCACCCCCGATTTGGATATGACCGGTCCGTCAGCAGACGAAAAGTACTCCATGGATGTAATCGTCTTCCCGGCAGCCTGAGCCGTTGAGCCAGGCCCTAGCAAAACACTGACCAGCATGATGAATAAGAGCAGCACACCCATCCTTCTGTACACCAATCGTCTCTCCCTGCAAGCCGCTGATTTCATTCATTCTCCTCCTTCAAATCATTTTTCCAATCTGTTATCAATAAGGAAAAAGATTACAGATCAGATAACTATATTCTACCGAAAAGAAGAATGTGGTGAAAGATATATTTATAAATTGTATTAGCCTGCCAATTCATGTTACGAATGGAAAGAGATGATTCCTTTAAGACAGAAATCATCTCTTACTTTCACTCTTTGGCATACGTTTAAAGTCCGTTATTGGCAATCAGATTTTGGTACCAGAAGAAGCTTTCCTTCCGTCTTCGCGCAAGTGTGCCGTTTCCGTCATTATCTTGGTCTACATGGATTAAACCATAACGCTTTTCCATTTCCGAAGAAGAATAGCTGATCAGGTCGATGATACCCCAGACGGTATAGCCTATAATTTCAACGCCATCCAGCAGCGCCTCATGCATTTGTTCGATATGGGAACGCAGGTATTCAATACGATAAGGATCACGAATCGTTCCGTTCTCTTCAACGGTATCATAAGCCCCCAGTCCGTTTTCTACAATGAACAGAGGAACCTGATAACGGCTGTACAGATTGTTAAGCGCGAGTCTCAGACCAATTGGATCGATCTGCCATCCCCAATCACTGACAGGCAGATAGGGATTCTTGATGCCTCCCATCGTATTGCCGCTAACCGTTTCCAAGCCCTCGCTATCTGCGCTGGCCACAAAGGAGTTGTAGTAACTGAATGATATGAAGTCAGCGGTATACTTGTTCAGCAATTCGTCGTCACCCGCAGCTTTTTCGATAACGATATTCTGTTCTCTAAAATATCTCTCGATGTAACCTGGATAAGCGCCGCGCACCTGCACATCGGTAAAGAACAGATTAAATTGATTATTTTTATGAGCGGCCAGCACATCCAGCGGATTACATGTATGAGGATAATGCAGCAGGCTTGTCAGCATACATCCGATCTTGGCGTCTGGAATAATCTCGTGGCACAGCTTTACGGCATAAGCGCTCGCAACGAATTGGTGATGCAGCGATTGGTATACTGCTAGCTCAACATTCTTGAACCGATCTGGAACAATACCACCATTGGTAAACGGATGACGCACAATGCCATCAATTTCATTAAATGTGATCCAATACTTTACTTTATCTTTGTAGCGGTTGAACACCACTGTGCTGAAGCGAACAAAGAAGTCGACTACCTCTCTGGATGTCCATCCACCGTAATGATCGACCAGATACATCGGCATCTCATAGTGAGACAAGGTCACCAGAGGTTCAATACCATTTTTAATCATCTCATCAAAAAGACGATCGTAGAAAAGCAGCCCTTCTTCGTTTGCATTCGTTTCATGCCCATTCGGGAAAATCCGAGTCCACGCAATGGAAGTGCGCAGCGTTTTGATCCCCATCTCACCCATTAACGCCAAGTCCTCCGGGTAGCGATGATAAAAATCAATTCCTCTTCGTTTCGGATAATTCACGGTAGATTGATCCTGGAGCGCTGCCGCGAGCTGCTCCGAGTTTACAGCATTTTGCTTTTTGTAGTCACCTATGTTTTTCTTATTCATTGCCGTATCAGCGGTAGATATGCCTTTCCCTGCTGTGTTCCAGGCTCCTTCAGCCTGATTCGCTGCAATTGCTCCGCCCCATAAAAATCCTTCGGGAAATGTTCTGATGGTCTTCATGTCATACTCCTCCTGTTAATGCGCTCTGTCCATCACACGACTAATGTGAATGATGAGATACAATCTCTCTTCGTTGGACATAAATCGTTCGAATTTCGCGCCAATATAATTGTTGATCTTGGAAACACAATTGCTTTCCTCTGGATATTTACTCGAAATTCGTTCCAGCAGTTCATCATCCTTGGATTCAAGCATCGTGTTCTCCAATAACCGCTGCACAAAAAACTGCAGATGCGTTAGAAAGCGTGAATAGTTAATGCTTAATGTATCCAGTTCAATTCCGTAATGAATTCGAATGATATTAAGAATATCCTTCACGGTGTTGGTCATGATCATGACCTGACTCATGTTCTGTTCCGTTTGCTGCGCATTGACCAGATGGAAGGCAATATTGGCTGCCTCCTCCTCGGGCAGATCCAGTTCGAGCCGATCTTTGATAAATTTCAACGCCTGTTTCCCGATGAGAAATTCTTGCGGGTAAAACTTCTGAACTTCCCATAACATGCGATTTTGAATCTGAATATTAGATTTGAACCGTTTGGCAGCCATATGAAGATGGTCTGTCAATGAGAAGTATAGATTCTCGCTTAGATCCCTCGATAACGCTTGCTTAGCATAGGATATGATTTCGTCTGCCAAAATTAAATACTCTTTCGGCGTCTCTTTCATCAGCGCTGTCATATCCGAGGACATTCCTTCATTCTCAACGACATATACCTTTTCAATCTCATGATCATGAATCATGTCTCCGGGTCTGCTTCTGAATCCGATTCCCCTGCCCATAGCGATAACCTCTTTATTATCATTCCGCTTGGCCAAAACAATGCTTGTATTGAGAACCTTAACTACTCTCATATCCATGCTCCTCTATGTTCAGGGTGAGCTTCACCCCATAATCATTACAAAATGGTTATAAGCGGCGTCTCTGGGCCTATTTTTTCCGATTTCTCGTGTCCCAGAATCTCCAGATAATCGCCACTGTTTGTTACAATCACCGGTGTTGTTGTGTCGTAGCCGGCTTTTTCAACAGCGTCCATATCAAACTCGATCAGAAGTTGACCGTGTTTCACGATGTCACCCTCTTGAACAACAACATTAAAGTGCTGTCCTTTTAACTTTACAGTATCAATCCCGATATGGATCAGAAGTTCAATGCCTTCTACTGATTTCAAACCGATGGAGTGTTTGGTGCGAAACACCGTTTGAACTGTTCCATCAAATGGAGCCACGACCTGCCCTTTGGCAGGTTTGATTGCCATGCCTTTACCCATCGCTTCTTGGGAGAATGCTTCATCCTTCACGTCTTTTAACGGAATGGCCTCTCCTTCAATCGGGGCGAAAACAACCAGACGGGATTGCAGTTTCTCTTTCTTCGGAGCTGCCTGAGATGTTGTTTCCACTTTAACAGATTCTACCGCGGAAGCTTGTGTATCAGACGCTGCTCCGGGATCGTTAAAGCCGATGAAATAAACGGCAACGGGAGTAATAATGATAGAAAT harbors:
- a CDS encoding MFS transporter, whose product is MKASRPIGIFDRQYRTMTIGIMLVLTTSAFEGLAITTIAAKIAQEMQGIHLYGWIFSAFLLSQLVGTLVMGQQVDQRGIFNSILVSITVFVLGTVTAAASVNMYMLIGGRVFQGFGAGALITCVYTCVTLYYPDSLRTQILAAFSMAFVLPSLIGPYAAGLIASYQSWRFVFWMVIPLIALALLLTYQSFRDLQRNQQVTEGRRAVDSKIGKAILLSIGTGMLLTGLGMMTKWEGIALAIGGLGIMIPLMQQLLPRGTFQVKSGLPAALVTRGLYVACYFATESFVILGLTEIKGMAAAIAGLLVAAGSLSWSGAAWLQARLDAKDRGTGRKQRVMLGIGIMIGGVILVMLALFLPGTGITLILISQIIIGFGVGLANPTTAVIALQYAESGHEGKMSANLQFVDSFYVALSIGVSGALVALAETMGWGISTGILMVLTLQLLLVVFSFLSSLRISVLIREEYQAAGQQIDTLPM
- a CDS encoding FAD-dependent oxidoreductase; protein product: MDLQSGKLYWPTTVTNPPAYPKLDEDISCDVLIIGAGSSGAQSAHFLCDQGLSVVVVDKRKVGEGSTSTNTALIQYAGEKSFVSLRYTFGEEAAARHLKLCEQSINHMERISSTLPIDPDFIRRDSLYYASYQEDIASLKEEFALLQKHGFHVDLWDEQRIASVYPFRKSAALYYHNDAEMNPLKFVYGLLEKAKSQGVRIYEETEITGKRFEQDAAVFYTKDRREIRAKHVIIAAGYEDKDFKVEKNATLSSSYAVITKPVADLENWYKRTLIWETARPYVYMRTTPDHRIIIGGMDKDTAYAETRDSKMLASRDKLITEFGKLFPNIEVEPEYYLGAFYGGTHDGLPVIGQYDSYPHCYVIMAYGDNGTVYNGVLAKIVTDQILHGSSPDMDLYLQNRPLVEKRK
- the map gene encoding type I methionyl aminopeptidase, with the protein product MIAKTEEDFNGLKEIGRIVASIRDTLVERTVPGVTTKELDNLAGELFEKEGAISAPKSEYDFPGYTCISVNEEVAHGIPGDRVIKEGDIVNIDVSGSKNAYFADTGISFVVGQGEEVLTKICEAAKQAFEAGLKKANPGSKKSGLGKAVFLTARQHGFTVIRNLTGHGVGRAIHEAPDHIYNYNDTSDDELLKEGMVIAFEPFISTSEEEVYQKNDGWTFATKNSHVAQIEHTIILSKKGPIIITL
- a CDS encoding glycoside hydrolase family 16 protein; this translates as MKSAACRERRLVYRRMGVLLLFIMLVSVLLGPGSTAQAAGKTITSMEYFSSADGPVISKSGVGKASFGFVMPKFNGGSAAWSEVNGDLGVNVKVGSQWVDIDQAENFTYNQNWGHWTDAGFQGYWFTLSSTTDVQLYSKANGIKLDYRLVFQNINETTITAMSPTQGPDIIASSTGGAGFTYPTFNNNPSVTYEAVAQDLKVYVKPVQSSTWIDIDNNASSGWIYDQNFGQFSEGGGGYWFNVTESIHVKLQSKTSDANIIYTITFNEPVRNSFVVTPYEGTTFTADGSGSIGIPLPKIGGSAPIAKELQNFVYQININGQWVDLSNSGQSKFTYSGNGYNPISDANQWGYWADHIYGLWFRPIQENMQIRIGYPLNGQPGGNVGSNYVNYTLIGNPDAPRPDGSDQEDISIGTPNNPVIEGMNLIWQDEFSGSSLDTSKWNIETGYYLNDDPGTWGWGNAEMQHYTTSPQNIFVQDGKLNIRATHSNQSFPQDPNRFAKYASGKVNTKDKLSLKYGRVDFRAKLPTGDGIWPALWMLPQDSVYGTWAASGEIDVMEARGRLPGTTSGTIHFGGQWPANQYAGGEYHFPAGQTIANDYHVYSVVWEPDNIKWYVDGKFFYKVTNQQWSSATAPNNPNAPFDEPFYLIMNLAIGGNFDGGRIPDASDIPATMQVDYVRVYKQQ
- a CDS encoding family 1 glycosylhydrolase, which encodes MKTIRTFPEGFLWGGAIAANQAEGAWNTAGKGISTADTAMNKKNIGDYKKQNAVNSEQLAAALQDQSTVNYPKRRGIDFYHRYPEDLALMGEMGIKTLRTSIAWTRIFPNGHETNANEEGLLFYDRLFDEMIKNGIEPLVTLSHYEMPMYLVDHYGGWTSREVVDFFVRFSTVVFNRYKDKVKYWITFNEIDGIVRHPFTNGGIVPDRFKNVELAVYQSLHHQFVASAYAVKLCHEIIPDAKIGCMLTSLLHYPHTCNPLDVLAAHKNNQFNLFFTDVQVRGAYPGYIERYFREQNIVIEKAAGDDELLNKYTADFISFSYYNSFVASADSEGLETVSGNTMGGIKNPYLPVSDWGWQIDPIGLRLALNNLYSRYQVPLFIVENGLGAYDTVEENGTIRDPYRIEYLRSHIEQMHEALLDGVEIIGYTVWGIIDLISYSSSEMEKRYGLIHVDQDNDGNGTLARRRKESFFWYQNLIANNGL
- the licT gene encoding BglG family transcription antiterminator LicT; translation: MRVVKVLNTSIVLAKRNDNKEVIAMGRGIGFRSRPGDMIHDHEIEKVYVVENEGMSSDMTALMKETPKEYLILADEIISYAKQALSRDLSENLYFSLTDHLHMAAKRFKSNIQIQNRMLWEVQKFYPQEFLIGKQALKFIKDRLELDLPEEEAANIAFHLVNAQQTEQNMSQVMIMTNTVKDILNIIRIHYGIELDTLSINYSRFLTHLQFFVQRLLENTMLESKDDELLERISSKYPEESNCVSKINNYIGAKFERFMSNEERLYLIIHISRVMDRAH